The nucleotide sequence ACTGAATATATACGAAAGGAGTTGTTAGAAATGTAGTATTGTGGCATCAGTACAAGTAAGGGATACACAAGAAATATCACTGACAACCTAGGAATACTGAAATGTAGGCATAAGGAATGAAGTAGAGtgaaatgaatgtatatgtagtaGGAATAAGAAAGGGATGGAAGAAGTTCAAGGAGCTATTACATGTTTTGATAATAAAGGATTTCCCTCTTTGTACAAAGTACAGACAGTATGATGAATGTGTAAGAATTGTAATGTATGGCAGTGAGACACAGGTTCTGAATGTAGAACTGAGGCACATTAAAAAAATCAGCTGAGTACAATCTGTTGAATGTGTATGTTATCTTTCACGAAAGGCAGAGAACAGATGATCTGGAAAAGTGACTGAGTATTAAAGGTGTTTGGCAATGAATGCAAGAAAGACGACAACACTGATTTAAACATTGTATGTCATACCAGGATAACATCTGCTGGATAGAAAAGAGGGTTGAGCTGATGGTAGAAGGAACTCTTGGCAAAACGAATTAGTCAGGACAGTCAGTCAAGTATGATGATACATTGTAGTGTAAAcctatatcagcatggaaaaatagatatcttataatttaaataagtgttttttattatttcagtcaCTAGAAAGTTATAAAAGATAAGTCACTAGTTCACATTGCTGTTTTACTTAATGACCATCATACATTAGCATTTTATGGTTCATTCTGATCACACTCATCTAGTTTCTCACCAGCATGGATATGTTTGTGGATAGTTAAATTATAATTCCTAgagtatgatttaccacagacatcacagtgatatggtttttctcctgtatggctGCGTTTGTGGGCAGATAAATGAGCCTTTTGAGTGAATGTTTTACTACATATATCACAATGGTAGGGTTTctctgctgtatgaatatgtttatgaacAGATAAATTATCACTGTATGAAAAtcttttaccacagatatcacagtggtatggtttctctccagtatgaatacgtttatggagagataaattaccatttttagtgaacattttaccacagatatcacagtggtatggtttctctccagtatgaatacgtttatggagagataaattaccatttttagtgaacattttaccacagatatcacagtggtatggtttctctcctgtatggatacgtttgtggGAGGACAAACTACAACtttgagaaaatgttttaccacaaatatcacagtgatatggtttctctcctgtgtggctACGTATGTGGGAAGACAAACAAGCACTAacagaaaatgttttaccacaaatgttACAGTGGTGTGGTCTTTCTCCAGTGTGAATAGTTTGTTTATGGTAAAACAAACTACCCCTGTGACAGAACGCTACACCACAAACATCAcattggtatggcttctctccagtgtgaatacgtttgtggacAGATAAGCTGAAATTTCtagtgaaagatttaccacatatatcacagtgatatggtttctctcctgtatggatacgtttgtggGCAGACAAacaactactttgagagaatgttttaccacagatatcacagtggtatggtttctttCCTGTGTGAATAGGTTTATGGTAAATTAAACTGCCTctgtcagaaaatgatttaccacagacatcacaatggtatggtttctctcctgtatgagtgcgtTTGTGAATAGATAAAGTTACATTTTTAGAGAATCCTtgaccacaaatatcacagaggtatggtttttctcctgtgtgggTACGTTTGTGGTAAGACAAGGTACCACTTTGTGAAAATcttttcccacagatatcacagtggtatggtttctctcctgtgtggatgTAGTTGTGAGAAGACAAACTACCACTGTGTGAAAATTTTTTACCACAAACATAACAGTGGTATGATTTtactcctgtatggatacgtttatgGGAAAATAAACTATAActttgagaaaatgttttatcacagatattacaatgatatggtttctctcctgtgtgcaTTCGTTTGTGGGAAGATAAACCACCACTTTGAGAaaatgctttaccacagatatcacaatgatatggtttctctcttgtGTGAATATGCTTGTGGAGCAATAAAGAACTCCTTGTGGTAAATCTTTTACCACAATCTTCACAGTGAAAAAGTTTGGTGACTGAGTGACATAATTTATGTTGAATTAAATTCTTTCTAGTTGAGAATATCTTGCCATAAATATCACAAGGTTgtgatttctttttcatatttttctgtggTTGAATtgataaatcaatattttcagactgttttttctcattcataaCTTTCTCTTTGAATCTATcaatcaatacacacatacatatattatatgataatgaGAATAGGTTTAGTTAAGAAAAACCTTAAGTGATTGCTTCGATTAACAAACTGTCTTCAGATATTTATATTCttacacataaaatacatcaGGATAAAAAATCCCAGTTTAATCTAAATCTCTAAGTATACATTTCCAGCCAATAAAGGTATATTATTAGTAAACCATTTCAATTCCAAGGAAATATTCCAAATTCATTCAGCCAAAAGCTATAGAAACAATTTGACATCTGATTGAAGTTCTTTTTAATCTTCAAAAGTTGATAAGTATGTTGATCattttcagtgaaatattttttatctcaATGTCAACAGAAAACctgaaataaaaagacaacatgAGAGTCAGTGAAGTGCTAACATGCAGATTATTGGAGAGAAAATACTTCACTCAAGGTATTAAAAGTTAGAATGACAAGATATTTTAGAGATGCAACTTAGAACACAGGGTCCTAAATAGTATCTCTCTTTTTGATCAGACTGCTATGGTTGCTTAAGATTGAGAGGAAACAGAGGATTACTTGCTTAACATGCCGTTTAGGAgtttccatagcaaaaccataTTCAACACCGTATTCATGAATTTGTTTCTGTCACATGATACATGGGatctttttaaaaacctttttctattaatcaaacaaaaaataaataatctaaaaaattttttaccttaggcattctttcgatatagatATTTTATCTGTCATTCCTTCCCAGCAAGTTTGATGGCGTATTCGGTATAATCCGTAAAAAgactttatgtatttatttttgttttgatatacctatttctttattacccacaaggggctaaacacagaggggacaaaaaaggacagacaggtattaagtcgattacatcgaccccagtgcgtaactggtacttaatttatcgaccccgaaaggatgaaaggcaaagtcgacctcggcggaatttgaactcacaacgtaacggcagacgaaataccgctaagcatttcgcccggcgtgctaacgtttctgccagctctacaCGCTTTGCTGTTCAAGATCGGCTTTCATTCTCTTGACAGCTCCTGTCACCTACACGAACAGTTATCCATAAATCTGTTTTatgctaaatatttttttactgttgctaTACTTAATTTTTATGTAATTGTTTTTACGAATCGTatgttatttttagatatatttttgtaatattttgtcttgtttcttgaacctttcatacatacatacatggtttctagaaacacacacagacacattaaatGAATAGTAAAGGATTGAACCCCAGacgctgtgtgcgtgtatgtatttcaaAGGCACAGCCTTGTCATACAATGTGTCACGCTGATACtgtctgagaattacattaacggTATGT is from Octopus sinensis linkage group LG7, ASM634580v1, whole genome shotgun sequence and encodes:
- the LOC115213889 gene encoding zinc finger protein OZF-like isoform X2, which produces MCVLIDRFKEKVMNEKKQSENIDLSIQPQKNMKKKSQPCDIYGKIFSTRKNLIQHKLCHSVTKLFHCEDCGKRFTTRSSLLLHKHIHTREKPYHCDICGKAFSQSGGLSSHKRMHTGEKPYHCNICDKTFSQSYSLFSHKRIHTGVKSYHCYVCGKKFSHSGSLSSHNYIHTGEKPYHCDICGKRFSQSGTLSYHKRTHTGEKPYLCDICGQGFSKNVTLSIHKRTHTGEKPYHCDVCGKSFSDRGSLIYHKPIHTGKKPYHCDICGKTFSQSSCLSAHKRIHTGEKPYHCDICGKTFSQSCSLSSHKRIHTGEKPYHCDICGKMFTKNGNLSLHKRIHTGEKPYHCDICGKMFTKNGNLSLHKRIHTGEKPYHCDICGKRFSYSDNLSVHKHIHTAEKPYHCDICSKTFTQKAHLSAHKRSHTGEKPYHCDVCGKSYSRNYNLTIHKHIHAGEKLDECDQNEP
- the LOC115213889 gene encoding zinc finger protein 271-like isoform X1; amino-acid sequence: MCVLIDRFKEKVMNEKKQSENIDLSIQPQKNMKKKSQPCDIYGKIFSTRKNLIQHKLCHSVTKLFHCEDCGKRFTTRSSLLLHKHIHTREKPYHCDICGKAFSQSGGLSSHKRMHTGEKPYHCNICDKTFSQSYSLFSHKRIHTGVKSYHCYVCGKKFSHSGSLSSHNYIHTGEKPYHCDICGKRFSQSGTLSYHKRTHTGEKPYLCDICGQGFSKNVTLSIHKRTHTGEKPYHCDVCGKSFSDRGSLIYHKPIHTGKKPYHCDICGKTFSQSSCLSAHKRIHTGEKPYHCDICGKSFTRNFSLSVHKRIHTGEKPYQCDVCGVAFCHRGSLFYHKQTIHTGERPHHCNICGKTFSVSACLSSHIRSHTGEKPYHCDICGKTFSQSCSLSSHKRIHTGEKPYHCDICGKMFTKNGNLSLHKRIHTGEKPYHCDICGKMFTKNGNLSLHKRIHTGEKPYHCDICGKRFSYSDNLSVHKHIHTAEKPYHCDICSKTFTQKAHLSAHKRSHTGEKPYHCDVCGKSYSRNYNLTIHKHIHAGEKLDECDQNEP